The Methanofervidicoccus sp. A16 genome has a segment encoding these proteins:
- a CDS encoding S-layer protein — protein sequence MKCGVKIYSVIFILGFLLSHSSFAESFNVPELPAQYYGKVISPTPLNGSIEAKIDNETYATIPLVNNAFGGPTYLDGKLLVYAPGKKDKEVKFYLNGTILLNASDTIKYKAGDVRFIKLYYNINTTKLKILKEIVVLDEENITDIIDINNVSTYNISNLEVVEIPLESIGDTVIIPKVVNVTLKIKNITKIIENLNKTLNVADKIKNVEIRNESDVKEIVEKIAENITPVIAVNFTIANETVEESEKVGNKIISTISFNAVNTSKKGFITVRVPIGNLTVENVTVSNGTTTVELNEWKGNNTHNKIGWYIGWYRIPTEGVLEITLIKDPKVKVTLSAELPPKKTPTYIPTGGGAGPSPITKVVAKDIKSEKIRDFVYRTRVAVGSEIDINLSAKYLKTDIDLIDTPFEIKEDCILIGGPVANPVVKKYLNYFPVRVTNEYPGRYKGVIEVIKIDGHTVVLLAGSDRWGTKAAVEYFKTLEDLPDEPIFVEWRNGKAVKIERP from the coding sequence ATGAAATGTGGGGTAAAAATATACTCTGTAATTTTTATCTTAGGATTCCTTTTATCACACAGTAGTTTCGCTGAAAGTTTCAATGTGCCAGAACTACCTGCCCAGTACTATGGAAAAGTTATCTCTCCAACCCCTTTAAATGGTTCTATTGAGGCAAAAATAGACAATGAAACCTACGCTACTATACCTCTAGTTAATAATGCCTTTGGAGGTCCTACATATTTAGATGGGAAATTGTTAGTATATGCACCGGGAAAGAAAGATAAAGAGGTTAAGTTCTACCTAAATGGTACTATCTTACTTAACGCCTCAGATACTATAAAATACAAGGCAGGAGACGTTAGATTTATTAAATTGTACTACAACATAAATACTACAAAATTGAAAATTCTAAAAGAAATTGTAGTGTTGGATGAGGAAAATATAACAGATATCATCGATATTAATAATGTATCAACCTATAATATAAGTAATTTAGAAGTGGTAGAGATACCCTTAGAAAGTATTGGAGATACAGTAATCATTCCAAAAGTTGTTAATGTAACTTTAAAAATAAAAAATATTACTAAGATTATTGAAAATCTAAACAAAACCCTTAATGTAGCAGATAAGATTAAAAACGTAGAAATCAGAAACGAATCCGATGTAAAAGAAATAGTTGAAAAGATTGCAGAAAACATTACACCAGTAATAGCTGTGAACTTCACTATAGCTAATGAAACGGTAGAAGAATCTGAAAAGGTTGGAAACAAGATAATATCTACCATCTCCTTCAACGCAGTTAATACCTCCAAGAAAGGATTCATAACAGTTAGAGTACCAATAGGTAATCTAACAGTGGAGAACGTCACAGTATCCAATGGAACTACCACAGTAGAACTGAATGAATGGAAGGGTAATAACACACACAACAAAATAGGATGGTACATAGGATGGTACAGAATACCCACTGAAGGAGTGTTAGAAATAACTCTAATAAAAGATCCTAAAGTAAAAGTCACTCTTTCAGCAGAATTACCACCAAAGAAAACCCCCACCTATATCCCCACTGGAGGAGGAGCAGGTCCATCACCTATCACCAAGGTAGTAGCAAAGGATATTAAATCAGAAAAGATAAGGGACTTCGTATACAGGACAAGAGTTGCCGTAGGTTCAGAGATAGACATCAACCTCTCTGCAAAATATCTAAAAACTGACATAGATCTAATAGATACACCCTTCGAGATAAAAGAAGACTGTATCCTCATAGGAGGTCCTGTAGCGAATCCAGTGGTGAAAAAGTACCTGAATTACTTCCCAGTGAGGGTAACTAACGAGTATCCAGGAAGGTATAAGGGAGTGATAGAGGTAATAAAGATCGATGGCCACACAGTTGTTCTCTTGGCAGGTTCCGACAGATGGGGTACAAAGGCGGCAGTGGAGTACTTCAAAACCTTGGAGGATCTCCCAGATGAGCCTATCTTTGTGGAGTGGAGGAATGGAAAAGCAGTAAAGATAGAGAGGCCTTAA
- a CDS encoding esterase-like activity of phytase family protein → MNRNILLILLLGILSLAVCYGDEVNIAYVHEHFDSLLKSKDEVNVTGIVTAKFSDKLIVIQDDTAGIWLYNSGGVFSDVEVGDEINVVGTLDKYKGLREIVSTKVVILSHNNKLPDPKVVQIKDINNESLMGTLIKLYKVEATHVDGKKFKVADATGEIGGYIKYSDNNPLNTGDFVDLISVVGCYDNIQVNPRSDEDITIYPKTEAVIDISLGKVTFKNNKTLRFSYGIGSGAFYKDGIIYAITDRGPNIDVDDTEKILGVDAEEEYNLSEDGKIFPIPDYTPTIFLINASNYEIIGNITLKDKYGNKITGLTNPIPSTELAYDSNFNLLDHDPNGIDSEAIVVLSNGSFWIGEEYSPSILLVAPDGRIIKRIVPEGLEKYYVNATYDVVGGLPSIIAKRHLNRGIEALALSPDEKYLYFALQSPIDNPNNKNYKKSRIIRLFKYDLNNEKVVGEYVYTLDTPETFKLDNTDKQKKVKLSEMVCVGDDELIVLERVSATTKLYYVKLNGTNIYNTKWDDEDTQPCLDELKVEELKDYNITPLQKILVFDNGESKIILPKKIEGIARDGNTLYLLNDNDFEIEGDKSTISKIRIKIPKTNISQNYGSIFFIHLADIHICDDDEVNEVFGGTVPPVTTTEEAVEEVIRFQPEVVVQTGDIVALADRYDLDTDERWYKLVNATIYTPINKTAGIPFLFAPGNHDPAGITLDNVDKSDPRYGDGLLLKYLLSDKGKTYYSYDYGNYHFVVIDPVETEESGYRAVRLPREQLEWLRSDLEKNSDKFIIISYHQPLGSWEDEYYNEFLDIVSQYNGHILLIAGHTHDNRIMTINGVPEHQGGAVCGDWWQTGKTPDGNPIGYTIYYIENGTIYRFYKGIGYTQQINLLSPRDVVLNGTTPIELNVYYENKTIVNITYKIDNEGTLHPLNFTLINVTKTWWYNAKGDVIITPDMLDDRKHNITIIVTAKDGSTFNRTFHYKFSNNTIMKIAEIINDTNFNDYYGLFTTINGTISMVTRNGNLLQIVDDSGDIIIWAGDCKHDNFTKGQKVILRGQITQFKGTKELKLISGSDVIVYGFENISVRLIVLPNIETAYKNFSALKNKYVEVKGVVTAVFGDLVAIQDDTRGIELWLGEINHGPINLGDVVTVRGQLTTYNNMIEIVVGREEDLIINGSAPIPDPKEITINEIPENLGNLVIVKGLTVESVDDRKIVVSDGTNTTVLYCKMAGFNPSSIVKVGDKIGVVGIAHLYKQYYEILPRSKEDIIFSTTGNGRIITLNKGWNAISIPHRANISFSDPETVTSIITYYNNTWHNKTNLEPLYGYYIYCHNDTYMYIQYITPEKPTAPPVRDVYKGWNLVGVNPGKNDINGVRVIDFVLPVEDSWIMILDLDGNLYTKNDNLFNVLLYPYEVYWMYCKEDDMLAGRNLY, encoded by the coding sequence ATGAATAGGAATATATTACTAATTTTGCTATTGGGTATCTTATCTCTAGCAGTATGCTATGGGGATGAGGTAAATATCGCATACGTCCATGAACACTTTGATTCTCTACTGAAATCTAAAGATGAAGTTAATGTCACAGGTATTGTCACGGCAAAATTTAGCGATAAGTTAATAGTAATCCAAGACGATACGGCAGGTATCTGGTTATATAATAGTGGTGGTGTATTCTCAGATGTGGAGGTTGGAGATGAAATAAACGTTGTAGGGACATTGGATAAATATAAAGGATTAAGGGAGATAGTATCTACCAAAGTAGTCATACTAAGCCACAATAACAAATTACCAGATCCAAAGGTTGTTCAAATTAAGGATATAAACAATGAAAGTTTAATGGGAACTTTAATAAAATTGTATAAAGTTGAGGCTACACATGTAGATGGTAAAAAATTCAAAGTTGCAGATGCAACTGGAGAAATCGGAGGATATATCAAATACAGTGATAACAACCCATTAAATACTGGAGACTTCGTAGATCTTATATCCGTTGTAGGATGCTATGACAATATACAGGTAAATCCAAGAAGTGATGAGGATATTACAATATATCCTAAAACAGAGGCAGTAATAGACATATCCTTAGGAAAGGTAACCTTCAAAAACAATAAAACATTGAGATTCAGTTACGGTATTGGAAGCGGTGCATTCTATAAGGATGGAATAATCTACGCCATTACAGATAGGGGACCAAACATCGATGTTGATGATACAGAGAAGATATTAGGAGTGGATGCAGAGGAGGAGTATAATTTAAGTGAAGATGGAAAGATATTCCCAATTCCAGACTACACTCCAACGATATTCTTAATAAATGCCTCAAACTATGAGATAATCGGAAATATTACCTTAAAAGATAAATATGGAAATAAAATTACAGGATTGACAAATCCAATTCCTTCGACAGAGTTGGCATACGACAGTAACTTTAATCTATTGGATCACGATCCAAATGGAATTGATTCTGAAGCAATAGTAGTACTATCAAATGGAAGTTTCTGGATAGGTGAAGAATACAGTCCAAGTATACTATTAGTTGCTCCTGATGGAAGAATAATTAAAAGAATAGTTCCTGAAGGGCTAGAAAAGTACTATGTCAATGCAACCTATGATGTAGTTGGAGGATTGCCATCTATTATTGCTAAGAGACACTTAAATAGAGGTATTGAGGCACTTGCTCTATCTCCTGATGAAAAGTATCTATACTTCGCACTTCAGAGCCCAATAGACAACCCTAATAATAAAAACTATAAAAAATCAAGGATCATTAGGCTGTTTAAATACGATTTAAATAATGAAAAGGTTGTAGGAGAGTATGTATATACTTTAGATACTCCTGAAACCTTCAAACTGGATAATACCGACAAACAAAAGAAGGTAAAATTAAGTGAAATGGTCTGTGTAGGCGACGATGAACTCATTGTATTGGAAAGAGTATCTGCAACTACAAAATTGTACTATGTAAAATTAAATGGAACGAACATATACAATACAAAATGGGACGATGAAGATACCCAACCATGTTTAGATGAATTGAAGGTAGAAGAGTTAAAGGACTACAACATAACTCCTCTCCAGAAAATATTGGTATTTGACAATGGAGAATCTAAAATAATATTGCCTAAAAAAATAGAGGGAATTGCAAGGGATGGAAATACCTTATACCTATTAAATGACAATGACTTTGAAATAGAGGGGGATAAATCCACAATTTCAAAGATAAGGATTAAAATACCAAAAACCAATATCTCCCAAAACTACGGAAGTATTTTCTTTATACATCTCGCAGATATTCACATCTGTGATGACGATGAAGTTAATGAAGTATTTGGAGGTACAGTACCTCCTGTAACTACAACAGAAGAGGCAGTTGAAGAGGTAATAAGATTCCAACCTGAGGTAGTTGTACAGACTGGAGATATAGTAGCACTGGCAGATAGGTACGATCTAGATACTGATGAAAGATGGTATAAGTTGGTAAATGCTACAATATATACGCCTATAAATAAGACAGCAGGTATTCCATTCCTATTTGCACCTGGAAACCATGATCCAGCAGGAATTACATTGGATAATGTAGATAAATCTGATCCTAGATACGGCGACGGATTACTTCTAAAGTATCTATTAAGTGATAAAGGTAAAACATACTACTCCTATGACTATGGAAATTACCACTTTGTAGTCATAGATCCTGTGGAAACAGAAGAAAGTGGATACAGAGCGGTTAGATTACCTAGAGAGCAGTTAGAATGGTTAAGAAGTGATTTAGAAAAGAACAGTGATAAGTTTATCATCATAAGTTATCACCAACCATTAGGTTCCTGGGAAGATGAATACTATAATGAGTTTTTGGATATAGTTTCCCAATACAACGGCCATATATTACTCATTGCTGGACATACTCATGACAATAGAATAATGACTATAAACGGAGTTCCTGAGCATCAGGGAGGGGCAGTTTGTGGAGATTGGTGGCAAACTGGTAAAACTCCTGATGGTAATCCAATAGGGTATACCATATACTATATAGAAAATGGTACTATCTACAGATTCTACAAAGGTATTGGATATACACAGCAGATCAATTTACTCTCCCCAAGGGACGTTGTATTAAATGGTACAACTCCAATTGAATTGAATGTATATTACGAAAACAAAACCATAGTTAATATAACCTATAAGATAGACAATGAAGGAACATTACATCCTCTAAACTTTACTCTGATCAACGTTACAAAAACATGGTGGTACAACGCCAAGGGCGATGTAATCATAACTCCTGATATGTTAGACGACAGAAAACACAATATAACAATAATCGTCACAGCAAAGGATGGTAGTACCTTTAACAGAACATTCCACTACAAATTCTCAAATAATACCATAATGAAGATCGCAGAGATAATTAATGATACTAACTTTAATGACTACTATGGATTATTTACAACAATAAATGGAACTATATCAATGGTTACACGTAATGGGAACCTACTTCAAATTGTAGATGATTCAGGGGATATAATAATATGGGCAGGGGACTGTAAACATGATAACTTCACAAAAGGGCAGAAAGTGATACTAAGGGGACAAATAACTCAGTTTAAAGGTACTAAGGAACTGAAGTTAATAAGTGGTTCCGATGTGATAGTATATGGGTTCGAAAATATATCCGTAAGATTGATAGTTCTCCCAAATATTGAAACTGCCTACAAAAACTTCAGTGCCTTAAAAAATAAATACGTTGAAGTAAAGGGAGTTGTAACTGCAGTATTTGGAGATTTAGTGGCTATTCAAGATGATACCAGAGGTATTGAGTTATGGTTAGGAGAAATAAACCACGGTCCTATTAACTTAGGAGATGTAGTAACTGTAAGGGGACAGTTGACAACATACAACAACATGATAGAGATCGTTGTAGGAAGGGAGGAAGATCTAATAATAAATGGAAGTGCACCAATACCTGATCCAAAGGAAATTACTATCAACGAGATCCCAGAGAACCTAGGAAACTTGGTTATAGTAAAGGGCCTAACTGTAGAATCAGTGGACGATAGAAAGATAGTTGTAAGTGATGGAACAAATACAACAGTACTATACTGTAAGATGGCAGGTTTCAATCCTTCAAGTATTGTGAAGGTGGGAGATAAAATAGGTGTAGTGGGAATAGCACATCTCTATAAACAATACTATGAAATACTTCCGAGAAGTAAAGAAGATATAATATTCTCAACAACTGGTAACGGTAGAATCATCACCCTCAATAAAGGCTGGAACGCTATCTCAATACCTCACAGGGCAAACATATCCTTCAGTGATCCAGAGACTGTAACATCCATAATAACCTACTACAACAACACCTGGCATAACAAAACCAACTTAGAACCACTCTACGGATACTACATCTACTGCCACAACGACACCTACATGTACATACAATACATCACCCCAGAGAAACCTACAGCACCACCTGTGAGAGATGTATACAAAGGCTGGAACCTCGTTGGAGTAAATCCAGGAAAGAATGATATCAATGGAGTAAGAGTGATAGACTTCGTACTACCTGTAGAGGACTCATGGATAATGATACTTGATCTCGATGGAAACCTCTATACTAAAAATGACAACCTCTTCAATGTGCTACTTTACCCATACGAAGTCTATTGGATGTACTGTAAAGAGGATGATATGTTAGCTGGAAGGAATCTATATTAA
- a CDS encoding FeoA family protein, translating into MDSLADKGPGIYTVVKITKPCSKFYQLGIVPGSKIMVISNDKGPIIVRVGNCKIAIGRGLARHIIVA; encoded by the coding sequence ATGGATAGTCTTGCAGATAAAGGTCCAGGTATCTACACCGTTGTAAAAATAACTAAGCCCTGTAGCAAGTTCTACCAGTTGGGAATAGTGCCAGGCTCTAAAATAATGGTAATCTCAAATGATAAGGGACCAATTATAGTAAGAGTTGGGAACTGTAAGATAGCCATAGGGCGAGGTTTGGCAAGGCATATAATTGTGGCGTAA
- a CDS encoding KEOPS complex subunit Pcc1: MRVKYRMRIPGDEVVYRSLKVDDVNEGLIIETSYQEKDNILELYVETDSIGSLKNILDDYFKNYEMSFRILELVREEYKGDSR; encoded by the coding sequence GTGAGGGTTAAGTACAGGATGAGGATACCTGGAGATGAGGTAGTATATAGGAGTTTAAAGGTAGATGATGTTAATGAGGGGCTTATAATAGAGACGTCTTACCAGGAAAAGGATAATATATTAGAACTTTACGTAGAGACTGACTCTATAGGTTCCCTGAAGAATATATTAGACGACTACTTTAAAAATTACGAGATGTCCTTTAGGATCTTAGAGTTAGTTAGAGAAGAGTATAAGGGGGATAGCAGGTGA
- a CDS encoding DUF2115 domain-containing protein, with translation MRSRELFKRLKEMAKEFSIQDLMNVRVFLEEDMKYLPENYKEQYLKNQIMYFMNTLKEIKRKGDDDIEDYPIDEGKLRDLLERIEGFKRGVKGEDSFIKLSKIVVPYLIFIEKKPLHPVGTRFPGGKCIVKRGDKYYCPVKNKQRNEYSLCEFCVCEEL, from the coding sequence ATGAGGAGTAGGGAGTTGTTTAAGAGACTGAAGGAGATGGCAAAGGAATTTAGTATCCAGGATCTTATGAATGTAAGGGTGTTCTTAGAGGAGGATATGAAGTATTTACCAGAGAACTATAAAGAACAGTACCTGAAAAATCAGATCATGTACTTTATGAATACATTGAAGGAGATAAAGAGGAAGGGGGATGATGATATTGAGGATTATCCAATAGATGAGGGAAAATTAAGGGATCTCCTTGAGAGGATAGAGGGTTTTAAAAGGGGAGTTAAAGGGGAGGATTCATTTATTAAACTCTCTAAGATCGTAGTACCTTATTTAATATTCATAGAGAAAAAACCACTACATCCTGTAGGAACGAGGTTTCCTGGAGGGAAGTGCATAGTAAAAAGAGGAGACAAGTACTACTGTCCAGTGAAGAATAAACAGAGAAATGAGTACTCTCTATGTGAGTTCTGTGTATGTGAAGAGTTGTAG
- a CDS encoding TIGR00269 family protein has product MKCKFCKGEVYIKLHHPKMYLCREHFIEYFERKVRRTIDRYKLLKEDERILVALSGGKDSAVLSYVLKKLNYPIQCLYINLGIGKYSDRCEEYAKKQCEVIDAPLHVVRIRELLGAGVGELRTSRPTCSYCGTTKRYISNKFAYDNNFDVVVTGHNLDDEASFIFGNILNWSTQYLAKQGPILPGEGKFVKRVKPLYEITEREIVAYASAVGIEYVTDKCPYSKGAITLKYKEVINQLEEMRPGTKIKFVRGFLKKRCLFEGEVERGEIKECKVCDMPSGGEVCSFCRIWGLREVVDLVKGCK; this is encoded by the coding sequence ATGAAGTGCAAATTCTGTAAAGGGGAGGTATATATTAAACTTCACCATCCAAAGATGTATCTCTGTAGGGAGCATTTTATAGAATACTTTGAAAGAAAGGTTAGAAGGACTATCGATAGATACAAACTTTTAAAGGAGGATGAAAGAATATTAGTTGCTTTAAGTGGTGGAAAAGACTCTGCAGTTCTCTCCTACGTACTTAAAAAGTTAAACTATCCTATCCAGTGTCTCTATATCAACCTTGGAATTGGAAAATACTCTGACAGATGTGAGGAGTATGCTAAAAAACAATGTGAAGTGATAGACGCTCCTCTTCATGTAGTTAGAATTAGGGAACTTTTAGGGGCTGGAGTTGGCGAACTTAGAACTTCCCGTCCTACATGTTCCTACTGTGGAACTACAAAGAGGTATATATCCAACAAGTTTGCCTATGATAACAACTTTGATGTTGTGGTTACAGGGCATAACTTAGATGATGAGGCATCTTTTATTTTTGGCAATATACTTAACTGGAGTACTCAATATCTTGCTAAACAGGGTCCTATCCTTCCCGGTGAAGGTAAATTTGTAAAGAGAGTTAAACCACTCTATGAGATCACAGAGAGGGAAATTGTTGCATATGCCTCAGCAGTTGGGATAGAGTATGTAACTGATAAATGTCCCTATTCAAAGGGGGCCATTACACTGAAATATAAGGAGGTTATTAATCAGTTGGAAGAAATGAGACCTGGAACAAAGATAAAGTTTGTGAGGGGATTTCTAAAGAAGAGGTGTCTCTTTGAGGGAGAGGTTGAAAGGGGAGAGATTAAAGAGTGTAAGGTCTGTGATATGCCCTCAGGTGGAGAGGTATGTTCATTCTGCCGTATTTGGGGTCTTAGGGAGGTTGTTGATTTAGTGAAGGGATGTAAATAG
- a CDS encoding TIGR00267 family protein, whose amino-acid sequence MNLKDISKCLTANFDIRYVIRGIIDGSLSSLGVIIGASGGDVSLIITAGIGGGVANGISNILGALTAERAIVESVRMSQERVLLREEGYLKSSQAYRDALNRTTISGIWDGLSTTFGSIIPITPFFIFPKEIALFLAVAITTIILFALGVFIGKMSKENLIFSGVKMAVVGLLVALISFVIENIL is encoded by the coding sequence GTGAATCTGAAGGATATTAGCAAGTGTCTCACTGCAAACTTCGATATAAGGTATGTAATAAGAGGGATCATCGACGGATCTCTATCTTCCCTTGGAGTTATAATAGGAGCCAGTGGAGGTGACGTCTCCCTTATAATTACAGCAGGCATAGGTGGAGGAGTGGCAAATGGTATCTCCAACATCTTAGGGGCGTTAACTGCAGAGAGGGCTATAGTGGAGAGTGTAAGGATGTCCCAGGAGAGAGTACTTTTAAGAGAGGAAGGTTATTTAAAATCCTCCCAAGCCTACAGAGATGCATTGAACAGAACAACTATAAGTGGTATATGGGATGGGCTATCTACAACTTTTGGCTCTATAATACCTATAACTCCATTTTTCATCTTTCCAAAGGAGATTGCCCTCTTCCTTGCAGTTGCAATAACTACAATTATACTCTTTGCCTTAGGTGTCTTTATAGGAAAGATGTCCAAGGAAAACCTTATATTTTCAGGGGTTAAAATGGCTGTGGTAGGATTATTGGTTGCCCTGATAAGTTTTGTAATTGAGAATATACTGTAG
- the aksF gene encoding homoisocitrate dehydrogenase, with product MKRYKICVIEGDGIGKEVIPETVRVLENLGDFQFIKEYAGYECFKRYGDAIPERTIETAKECDAILFGAVTTPKPHELEGKIYRSPILTLRRELDLYANIRPISNFRDIDFIIIRENTEGLYVGREYYNPYTEEAVAERVISKKGCYRIVKFAFEYALKHHRKKVTCVHKANVLRITDGLFLKIFYQVSEDYKKYNIETNDYLVDATAMYMVKDPKIFDVIVTTNLFGDILSDEASGLIGGLGLAPSANIGDKYGLFEPVHGSAPDIAGKGIANPLASILSGAMMLYYLGMKKESKILRMAVKSVVEKGYTTPDLGGNLKTKEVTDKVIEEVRRYSEVLL from the coding sequence ATGAAAAGGTACAAGATATGTGTCATAGAAGGGGATGGAATAGGTAAAGAGGTAATACCTGAGACTGTCAGGGTACTTGAGAACCTTGGAGATTTCCAATTTATAAAGGAGTATGCAGGGTACGAGTGTTTTAAGAGGTACGGTGATGCCATACCTGAGAGGACAATAGAGACAGCAAAGGAGTGTGACGCCATACTCTTCGGGGCGGTAACCACTCCAAAACCTCATGAGTTAGAGGGCAAGATATACAGGAGTCCTATTCTTACCTTGAGGAGAGAGTTGGATCTCTATGCAAATATTCGGCCTATATCCAACTTCAGAGATATTGACTTTATAATAATTAGGGAGAATACAGAGGGACTTTACGTAGGTAGGGAGTATTACAACCCATACACCGAAGAGGCAGTTGCAGAGAGGGTAATATCTAAGAAGGGATGTTATAGAATAGTGAAATTTGCATTTGAGTATGCACTGAAACATCATAGGAAAAAGGTAACTTGTGTTCACAAGGCTAACGTCTTAAGGATAACAGATGGGCTATTTTTAAAGATATTTTATCAGGTAAGTGAGGACTACAAAAAATACAACATAGAAACTAACGACTATCTGGTGGATGCTACAGCCATGTATATGGTAAAGGATCCTAAGATCTTTGACGTCATAGTTACTACCAATCTATTTGGTGATATACTCTCCGATGAGGCATCAGGGTTGATAGGAGGCCTTGGTTTAGCACCCTCTGCAAACATCGGAGATAAATACGGACTATTTGAACCTGTCCATGGCTCTGCACCAGATATAGCAGGGAAGGGTATAGCAAACCCCTTAGCCTCAATACTAAGTGGTGCCATGATGCTCTACTACCTTGGGATGAAGAAGGAGAGTAAGATCTTGAGAATGGCAGTTAAATCTGTAGTTGAAAAGGGATATACAACACCAGATTTAGGGGGAAATTTAAAAACTAAAGAGGTTACAGATAAAGTTATAGAGGAGGTAAGGAGATACTCAGAGGTGCTACTGTGA
- a CDS encoding mRNA surveillance protein pelota has product MKILETSEKDTLKVIPENLDDLWHLYNIIEKDNIVWALTERRVEDKGDKLRADRGAKRKVFLGLKVEKVLFHEDTNRLRVSGRIVHGPDDIPLGAYHTIDIEPLTEVSIQKEWKRWDLERLKSAEESTKKPKIVVVIMDDSECNVYLIREYGVKELAHIKSNISKKLDPKRLEQERHNYYKEIVEVLKPYEGKILVAGPGFGKNNFQKYLAEKHKDIYKRTVFESINHTGRLGLNEVLKSGMVDRIYGQARLSEETQLVEKLLEEISKGNLGVYGLEEVKKAIDYSAVDILLISDEFLRKNRDLVEKLINSVESIGGKSVIISTEHDAGKQLRALGGIGAILRFPIE; this is encoded by the coding sequence ATGAAGATCCTGGAAACTTCGGAAAAGGATACACTCAAAGTTATACCTGAGAATTTAGACGATCTCTGGCATCTATACAATATTATAGAGAAAGATAACATAGTGTGGGCACTGACAGAGAGAAGGGTGGAAGATAAGGGAGATAAGTTAAGGGCCGATAGAGGTGCTAAGAGAAAGGTATTCTTGGGATTAAAAGTGGAAAAAGTCCTCTTCCATGAGGATACAAATAGGTTGAGAGTAAGTGGTAGGATAGTACATGGACCTGACGATATACCCCTTGGAGCCTACCATACCATAGATATAGAGCCTTTAACAGAGGTTAGTATTCAGAAGGAGTGGAAGAGATGGGATTTAGAGAGGTTAAAAAGTGCTGAGGAATCTACAAAAAAGCCAAAGATAGTAGTTGTTATTATGGATGACAGTGAGTGCAACGTATATCTTATAAGGGAGTATGGAGTAAAGGAGTTGGCACATATAAAATCCAATATATCTAAGAAGTTAGATCCAAAGCGGTTGGAACAGGAGAGACATAACTACTACAAGGAGATTGTAGAGGTTCTGAAGCCTTACGAGGGGAAAATTCTTGTAGCAGGTCCTGGATTTGGTAAGAATAACTTCCAGAAGTATCTTGCCGAAAAACATAAGGATATCTATAAGAGGACAGTATTCGAGTCTATAAACCATACTGGAAGACTAGGACTTAACGAGGTCTTAAAATCTGGAATGGTAGATAGGATATACGGCCAGGCAAGATTGAGTGAAGAAACTCAACTAGTGGAGAAACTTTTAGAGGAGATTTCAAAAGGAAATTTAGGTGTTTACGGTTTAGAGGAGGTTAAAAAGGCTATAGACTACTCTGCAGTAGATATATTACTTATATCTGATGAGTTTCTAAGGAAAAATAGAGATTTAGTTGAGAAACTTATAAACTCCGTTGAATCCATCGGAGGCAAATCTGTAATTATATCTACAGAGCATGATGCAGGAAAACAGTTGAGGGCGTTAGGTGGTATTGGGGCGATACTGAGGTTTCCTATTGAGTAA